One Micromonospora sp. WMMD812 genomic window carries:
- a CDS encoding 3-keto-5-aminohexanoate cleavage protein, whose product MTTGTLITVAPTGAESAKAEVPALPVTLDELLLTAKECEALGAAVIHVHIRDDRAKPTLDQGRLRDTVAALRDSTDLIVQLSSGGAVTDPEADRLAVLDASADMASCTMGTVNFGDDVFLNRWEFIVELHTRMQERGVVPEYEIFDLGHLTALQRLLGRYGLPHGGHVHVDFVMGVPGGMPGTTETLVAARQMLRDLPEGTTFSATGIGRSTIPVLLASLSAGGHLRVGMEDTVTYAKGRPVESNMQLVARAVGFAQLAQRPPLTTAEARELLGL is encoded by the coding sequence ATGACGACAGGGACGTTGATCACGGTTGCCCCCACCGGCGCGGAGTCGGCCAAGGCGGAGGTCCCGGCGCTGCCGGTGACCCTCGACGAGCTGCTGCTCACCGCGAAGGAGTGCGAGGCGCTCGGCGCCGCCGTGATCCACGTCCACATCCGGGACGACCGGGCGAAGCCCACCCTCGACCAGGGTCGGCTGCGGGACACGGTGGCCGCGCTGCGGGACAGCACCGACCTGATCGTCCAGCTCTCCTCCGGCGGCGCGGTCACCGACCCGGAGGCCGACCGACTGGCCGTCCTCGACGCCTCGGCGGACATGGCCTCCTGCACGATGGGCACGGTCAACTTCGGCGACGACGTCTTCCTCAACCGCTGGGAGTTCATCGTCGAGCTGCACACCCGGATGCAGGAGCGGGGCGTCGTGCCCGAGTACGAGATCTTCGACCTGGGTCACCTCACCGCGCTCCAGCGACTGCTCGGCAGGTACGGCCTGCCGCACGGCGGCCACGTGCACGTCGACTTCGTGATGGGCGTGCCGGGCGGCATGCCGGGCACGACCGAGACGCTTGTCGCCGCTCGGCAGATGCTGCGCGACCTGCCGGAGGGCACCACGTTCTCGGCCACCGGCATCGGCCGCAGCACGATCCCGGTGCTGCTGGCGTCGCTGTCGGCCGGCGGCCACCTGCGGGTCGGCATGGAGGACACGGTGACCTACGCCAAGGGTCGGCCGGTGGAGTCCAACATGCAGCTGGTCGCGCGCGCGGTCGGCTTCGCCCAGCTCGCGCAGCGTCCGCCGCTGACCACCGCCGAGGCTCGCGAGCTGCTCGGCCTGTAA
- a CDS encoding asparaginase: protein MGKTYEGGAPLAEVVRSGFVEGVHRGSVVVLDASGAPVAASGDVTSPIFPRSASKPMQAIGMLRAGLSLTDPADLALVSASHAGEDFHLERVGALLARAGLDESALHCPPDLPVGEAARTKVLRAGGGPTRTQMNCSGKHSGMLLTCQAAGWSLDGYWRPEHPLQQGLREAIEEFTGEEVAAVGVDGCGAPVLAVSLTGLAGAYLRLVSAEAGSLPRTVADAMRAYPEIVGGTEADDTRLMRGIPSLLAKVGAEGVIAVALPGVGAVALKIDDGAGRARMPVLVSALRRLGVGAPVLTEYAEVPLFGGGLPVGAVRPVW, encoded by the coding sequence GTGGGAAAGACGTACGAGGGCGGCGCGCCGCTCGCCGAGGTGGTCCGGTCCGGGTTCGTCGAGGGTGTGCACCGCGGGTCGGTGGTGGTGCTGGACGCCTCCGGGGCGCCCGTCGCCGCCTCCGGGGACGTGACCTCCCCAATCTTCCCCCGCTCGGCCAGCAAGCCGATGCAGGCGATCGGGATGCTCCGCGCCGGCCTGTCGCTCACCGATCCGGCCGACCTGGCGTTGGTCTCGGCGAGCCACGCCGGGGAGGACTTCCACCTGGAGCGGGTGGGCGCGCTGCTCGCCCGCGCCGGGCTGGACGAGTCGGCGCTCCACTGCCCGCCGGACCTGCCGGTGGGCGAGGCGGCCCGGACGAAGGTGCTGCGGGCTGGGGGCGGGCCGACCCGGACGCAGATGAACTGCTCCGGCAAGCACAGCGGGATGCTGCTCACCTGCCAGGCCGCCGGCTGGTCGCTGGACGGCTATTGGCGGCCGGAGCACCCGTTGCAGCAGGGGCTGCGGGAGGCGATCGAGGAGTTCACCGGCGAGGAGGTCGCGGCGGTGGGCGTGGACGGCTGCGGCGCGCCGGTGCTCGCGGTCTCGCTCACCGGGCTGGCCGGGGCGTACCTCCGGCTGGTCTCGGCGGAGGCCGGCTCGCTCCCGCGGACGGTGGCCGACGCGATGCGTGCGTACCCGGAGATCGTCGGCGGCACCGAGGCCGACGACACCCGGCTGATGCGCGGCATCCCCAGCCTGCTCGCGAAGGTCGGCGCGGAGGGCGTGATCGCCGTGGCGCTCCCCGGCGTGGGCGCGGTGGCGCTGAAGATCGACGACGGCGCGGGCCGGGCGCGGATGCCGGTGCTGGTCTCCGCGCTGCGCCGGCTCGGCGTCGGCGCCCCGGTGCTCACCGAGTACGCCGAGGTGCCGCTCTTCGGCGGCGGCCTTCCGGTCGGCGCCGTGCGCCCGGTCTGGTGA